The sequence below is a genomic window from Eleginops maclovinus isolate JMC-PN-2008 ecotype Puerto Natales chromosome 20, JC_Emac_rtc_rv5, whole genome shotgun sequence.
TTCTACAAAGGTTTGTATAGCTAGACTAACGGCTGTTTAAGAGGTCcttctgatcagtgtgtgtttcttggtttGGAGAAGGCCTTTTGTAGCGGCCGATTACGCGTATCCAAATGTTCAAAGGCCTCTTAGTCTGCTGTGCGCATTCGAGTATTGACTCCCATGAAAACCCAGATACTTCATGGTtccatttaaatgctgtattcCTTGGTTGTGGATAAATCCTTTGCCGGCCCACTGCCGATTTGGGACTTctgcacagcacaaacaaaatgtatactcACAAAAATACAGCTAGGGATGCGTGCGGTCAGAGCCTTCTTCCCTTGCCCCTTCCAGACTTCcattcagacctttttctttgtcacgCTGGCAACGCCATCTCTACCTGAGACTGCCCTCTTGAGCGTGTGCACTACGGTGTGCTATGATTATTttctacaacaacaaaaacatgaacttatGGCGGCCCATAAACACAGCCCAATGTCAGGTAAACTGTATGATTATAATTAGGTTCATTAATGTTAACTTTAGAGAATGTGCAATGTGCTCATCAAGTGGTCGAtaagtacagtaaataaaatgcccAAATGGCTCTCACACCTTTCTTCACACCAAAGCCTCTCCTAGAATTCAGTAGAGTAGCTTGTGGttgcatggatacacacatatGATCTTAAACTCCatgaaggaactgtaggggtgatttggttcggggagagtgagtgtggcgagcagacagggtctcggtcagaagacccaaagggcaaggatgcaatgaggcaaggagaaggcagggtttaatgcaagaaccagtatttattttcccttttggtcttgattattttgtgtgctgcatgagaaaacaaagaaacaatacaactacaattaaataacgaagtggtcaatcaaacagagaaaccaacaatcatgtgcaaatacacaattcagaactaaacagcaaaggcaacgaacaagcaacaatcatgtgtgaatacgcaatccacaactaaacagcaaagtaacaaacaagcaacaaacaattcccacatggctcctagcacatgtctgagaacaaagggatcagcaaaactaccacaaaggcatacaaatgaaacaataaacaatgaattgaccactcacgttaacttgaagacgcacacttcaggatatgtggaggaaactcaggacacagggttaaattggtgtgctggcagggagtgcaaaggatgaactaaagggtgagcaggctatttatagtctccgccccttagctggcaggtggagtgggattcagtttggcagattcaccatattagaaagataactgaaaaaaaaaggacgaaaatccagggagtcttttcactccataaacctgaaactacctgaactccttggtttccacacagcttctcttcctgactgtaactctgtaaaGGGTACAGAGGGAGCCCCCTGATTGAAGCGTTACAGAGACAAACTCAGGACCAAAGATCAGAGTAATGGAGTCATTAAATGGAGATGAAAGCCTACTTTAGCAAAGCACAACTATTCACAAAGAGCTAAACTATTCAACGAGTTCCTTCTACTAGATACCAGACGACTGAAAGCATGAGTAATGtacagcagtggaaacagagacCTGAATGAGAAGAGAATCAAAGTCTCAGTCAAACTGCAGGAGCAGTGTGTGatggtgtccctcaggggtcatctgtacacacacattcattcctgctgactcaaacattcatcaagaacaaactcactctgagagattatacccagaaggacatgttgttgttggatcatcagtaatatttctgtttggataaaagttgactttatgtaatctatgtttgattttctctgctgcagaatCCATTGGGAAGATAAAAGATGTGGATAAGACAAACAGCTCTACTGAAGGATGTCCTCTGAAGACAAACCGTGGTACAGACCTTCAAAGCCTCTCCTAGAATTCAGTAGAGTAGCTTGTGGttgcatggatacacacatatgatattaaactccataaacctgaaactacctgaactccttggtttccacacagcttctcttcctgactgtaactctgtaaagcaggggttttgaactggttttgtcccagggaccaccattcggactagaaagcaatccgcggcccactgatgtgcctgcgcgtgtgtatttggtgttacatgcatagctcaatgcatgaaacatgaaagagaggccacgcagattttataataataaaagtagatttattaaattaaattaaattaaagattattttaaagaaagaataaagaataataaagtgttgtgcaattcagtattgggaaaagtaactaaaaatgtcatgcaaagtcagtctaggtgtgtgacaaaacaacaacggagaacaaaaatccaacaacaccggagaaccaaaatccaacaaatgaagaccaaggcagcctcaactgctggctggtcagggcttttataacccagccaggacagacctgtcaccaatcacctgctgtagagacagagagattgagaaaagcagagagagattgagaaaagcagggagagagaacaggcttaccattaacacagggcggggcctaaacccgccagggtcgtaacagtgaaaacatgggagaattaggcctacctgtcagtgtgatatctgggcgtggtgaagtccacacagcctgtctattcgtggcgaaatggtagacagagacagtctcatgtcattctctggatcaagcctagccctgtacttattctttaagtacgccagtgtagaaaaaccactctcacacaggtatgtggttggaaagggcaaaagacacctcattgcttttgcagcaagctgtggaaattctgtctggcaacttatccagaatttaacaaggggctgtgtgtcgtacatatgcctcctgacagagtctgtggacatctcaatcagcttatcctcttccacagccgtcagacttgaccctactgatgcatcgtcactgaatgggagcaggatccacttgctgtcacggcgccactcttccgaatcagtgaagtactttgcgaattgacgcacaagcttcctcaaatgctcacatatagtgtcgttgatgtcagtgctgtcagggtattcctcaactgaaggaaacatcgccaagttattgctctccactcgttcgatccactttgacatttttttcacaaatgcgtcgagcttctcgtagagctgcatgacgtttgcatctctcccttgcatggagctgttcaacttgttcagctctgcaaaaacatctgtgaggtacgccagcttagttaaccagtaactatcgttgaaattggaagccagatcagaatgcttctcgcacaagaactcgtagatagctccgcgtagttcaaacacacgggcgagcacagcgccgcgagacagccaacgcacctctgaatgataaaggagagagctgtgttcacttcccaagtcatggcatagggatgaaaacaggcgtgtattcaatgcgtttcgttttatgaagttgaccgtcttgacaacgacatcaaacacaccactgagctcaacactgagatctttggaggcgagagcctctctatgaatcaggcagtgtgtccaaattacccccggagccaccctccttacatgcgcaaacagtccagtcttgctgccactcatggctcgggccccatcgctgcataatgcaacgcacctctgccacgagatattgtgctccgtgaaaaaatcgtccagtgctttaaatatttctacaccggtagttcgcccgggcagtggtttgcaaaaaagaaattcctcgcacatagtgccactgtcctcgtatcgcacaaatgttaacagttgcgcatcattagtaacatctgtcgtctcgtcgatttgaagggaaaacagaactgtctgaagttttgccatcagctggtctttgacatcatttgccatttccccaattcgtcttccgattgtgttgtctgacaacggaatagtttttaatttgttggcacattcttcgcttaccatagctctgcacatatctatggctgctggcaatataagctgctctgcaatggtatggggcttcttactttttgcaaccctgagagcgaccagatacgatgctttcagtgcgttttcatttatttttgcactcttcctcatggtagcctgctgtcctttgaaatcacgcaacatctgttgcatgtactcaacgggtttggccttcaagtggacgtgatgcgtctccatatgccgcgtaagtttcgacggcttcatagcttcattacagagaattgttgaacatacgaaacacagtggtacctcctctcctgctctgtctgtcgtcactgtgaatccatatttaacatattcctcattgtattttctttttcgtcttttttgcgaagttgacgcttcggaagcctgtccttgccctatcgtggcggcctgtccctctgtcgtggcagcctgaccctctgtcatggcagcctgtccctctggcactttcctcactacaaaacgatccattggtgctagatatatagctagactagtacatatgtaacaaatgtttgctgtactacaacctatcttaaaatactctcgtcggctatgcttataaatgtgtgtcaactttgctcgcaagactgtacgtaatgaataataagtgaggttagcgacgcaactcattaccattagcgaatcacaggctaccatagactggataggcgcaaggctacatt
It includes:
- the LOC134882974 gene encoding protein FAM200A-like produces the protein MVACDSLMVMSCVANLTYYSLRTVLRAKLTHIYKHSRREYFKIGCSTANICYICTSLAIYLAPMDRFVVRKVPEGQAAMTEGQAATTEGQAATIGQGQASEASTSQKRRKRKYNEEYVKYGFTVTTDRAGEEVPLCFVCSTILCNEAMKPSKLTRHMETHHVHLKAKPVEYMQQMLRDFKGQQATMRKSAKINENALKASYLVALRVAKSKKPHTIAEQLILPAAIDMCRAMVSEECANKLKTIPLSDNTIGRRIGEMANDVKDQLMAKLQTVLFSLQIDETTDVTNDAQLLTFVRYEDSGTMCEEFLFCKPLPGRTTGVEIFKALDDFFTEHNISWQRCVALCSDGARAMSGSKTGLFAHVRRVAPGVIWTHCLIHREALASKDLSVELSGVFDVVVKTVNFIKRNALNTRLFSSLCHDLGSEHSSLLYHSEVRWLSRGAVLARVFELRGAIYEFLCEKHSDLASNFNDSYWLTKLAYLTDVFAELNKLNSSMQGRDANVMQLYEKLDAFVKKMSKWIERVESNNLAMFPSVEEYPDSTDINDTICEHLRKLVRQFAKYFTDSEEWRRDSKWILLPFSDDASVGSSLTAVEEDKLIEMSTDSVRRHMYDTQPLVKFWISCQTEFPQLAAKAMRCLLPFPTTYLCESGFSTLAYLKNKYRARLDPENDMRLSLSTISPRIDRLCGLHHAQISH